The Bradyrhizobium ottawaense genome window below encodes:
- the murJ gene encoding murein biosynthesis integral membrane protein MurJ, with protein MIRSFLTVSTGTLASRLLGFARDSLIAALLGTGAVADAFLAAFQLVNVVRRLLSEGALNAALVPAWLRIRDRDGADAAAAFAGRVLGTVSAALIAISLAIALLMPLIMTVIAPGFLGTGTLDLAVQNARLMLPYLAFAGPVTVLMGLLNAQGRFALTAFSPLLFNIALIAATALLLVWHGDAGFAAWLLAATVGIAGLLQLLMLLSQRSARLATPLRVSFDKEMRSFFAKAIPGMIASSGPQWLMIAGAIIASATPSAVSWLYFANRLIELPLGIVGVAMGTVLVPELTRAVSDGDRDAVAHAQSRALELATGLALPATLGLIVLAEPIVRLLFEHGAFGAGDSAATAHALTWLALGLPAHVLIKALSPAFYARNDTMTPLLATAKGFVVAVVLAVLLGHLFGASGIAASTAAGAWSSALSLLRKGTSEFGFSVDSAARKRLPRIVLAAAAMGALLWLTTGLVPAEAHGFIKFIVLGVQIAAGIAVYGLLLQILGAASWREAVAALKRPA; from the coding sequence ATGATCCGCTCCTTCCTGACCGTCTCGACGGGAACACTGGCCTCGCGGCTGCTGGGGTTTGCCCGCGATTCCCTGATCGCGGCGCTGCTCGGCACGGGCGCCGTGGCGGACGCATTCCTGGCCGCCTTCCAGCTGGTCAATGTGGTGCGCAGGCTGCTCAGCGAGGGCGCGCTGAACGCGGCGCTGGTCCCGGCCTGGCTGCGCATCCGTGACCGCGATGGCGCGGACGCTGCGGCAGCGTTCGCGGGGCGCGTCCTGGGCACGGTCAGTGCGGCCCTGATCGCGATCTCGCTCGCGATTGCCCTGTTGATGCCGCTGATCATGACGGTCATCGCGCCCGGTTTTCTCGGTACCGGCACGCTCGATCTCGCCGTCCAGAACGCGCGGCTGATGCTGCCTTATCTCGCCTTCGCCGGGCCCGTCACCGTGCTGATGGGGCTGCTGAATGCGCAAGGGCGCTTTGCGCTCACGGCATTCTCGCCGCTGCTGTTCAACATCGCGCTGATCGCTGCGACCGCTTTGCTGCTGGTCTGGCACGGTGACGCCGGCTTCGCCGCGTGGCTGCTGGCGGCCACGGTCGGCATCGCCGGCCTGCTGCAACTCCTGATGCTGCTGTCGCAGCGAAGTGCGCGCCTCGCCACGCCTCTGCGCGTCAGTTTCGACAAGGAGATGCGCAGCTTCTTCGCCAAGGCGATCCCCGGCATGATCGCAAGCTCGGGACCGCAATGGCTGATGATCGCCGGCGCGATCATCGCATCCGCGACGCCGTCCGCGGTGTCCTGGCTCTATTTCGCAAATCGCCTGATCGAGCTGCCGCTCGGCATCGTCGGCGTCGCCATGGGCACCGTGCTGGTGCCGGAGCTGACGCGCGCGGTGAGTGACGGCGACCGTGATGCGGTGGCGCATGCGCAATCGCGCGCGCTCGAGCTTGCGACCGGGCTGGCGCTCCCCGCCACGCTCGGCCTGATCGTGCTGGCCGAGCCGATCGTGCGGCTGTTGTTCGAGCATGGCGCCTTCGGTGCCGGTGACAGCGCGGCGACCGCGCATGCCTTGACGTGGCTGGCGCTTGGCCTGCCCGCGCACGTGCTGATCAAGGCGCTGTCGCCGGCCTTCTATGCCCGCAACGACACGATGACGCCGCTGCTGGCGACGGCCAAAGGCTTTGTGGTGGCGGTCGTGCTCGCCGTGCTGCTCGGCCATCTCTTTGGCGCAAGCGGGATCGCGGCGAGCACCGCGGCCGGCGCCTGGAGCAGTGCGCTCTCGCTGCTTCGGAAAGGCACCAGCGAATTCGGCTTCTCGGTCGATTCTGCCGCGCGAAAACGGCTGCCGCGGATCGTGCTTGCCGCAGCCGCGATGGGCGCCCTGCTCTGGCTGACCACCGGCCTCGTGCCCGCCGAGGCGCACGGCTTCATCAAATTCATCGTGCTGGGCGTGCAGATCGCGGCCGGGATCGCCGTTTACGGCTTGCTGCTGCAAATCCTCGGTGCCGCTTCCTGGCGCGAGGCGGTAGCCGCCTTGAAGCGACCCGCCTAG
- a CDS encoding NifU family protein: MFIQTEATPNPATLKFIPGRVVVDGSPMEFASREAATRSPLAEKLFEVPGVTGVFYGSDFITVTKANGEWQQLKPAILGAIMEHYMSGAPLLADGAAQDDADLDDEDEFFDEADAETVDMIKDLIETRVRPAVANDGGDITFRGFKDGIVYLNMKGACSGCPSSTATLQHGIQNLLKHFVPDVVEVRPM; the protein is encoded by the coding sequence ATGTTCATTCAAACCGAAGCCACCCCCAATCCCGCCACGCTGAAGTTCATTCCGGGCCGCGTCGTGGTCGACGGCAGCCCGATGGAATTCGCGAGCCGCGAAGCCGCCACCCGCTCGCCGCTGGCCGAAAAGCTGTTCGAGGTGCCCGGCGTCACCGGCGTGTTCTACGGATCCGACTTCATCACCGTGACCAAGGCAAACGGTGAATGGCAGCAGCTCAAGCCCGCGATCCTCGGCGCCATCATGGAGCACTACATGTCCGGCGCGCCACTGCTCGCCGACGGCGCGGCGCAAGACGATGCCGATCTCGATGACGAGGACGAGTTCTTCGACGAGGCCGATGCCGAGACGGTCGACATGATCAAGGACCTGATCGAGACCCGCGTGCGGCCGGCCGTCGCCAATGACGGCGGCGACATCACCTTCCGCGGCTTCAAGGACGGCATCGTCTATCTCAACATGAAGGGCGCCTGCTCCGGCTGCCCGTCATCGACCGCGACGCTCCAGCACGGCATCCAGAACCTGCTCAAGCACTTCGTGCCTGACGTGGTCGAAGTCCGGCCGATGTAA
- the rimI gene encoding ribosomal protein S18-alanine N-acetyltransferase: MMRWLSEWWRGGTAAVEPASVRDAAQLAQLHGASFARGWGEGEFESMVSERNTLVHRLRLGRRTVGFAVSRIGADEAEILSIAVDGAYRGRGLSRTLLMTHLGHLAGRGVRTIFLEVEENNQPARRLYDGAGFMVVGRRERYYKQPNGEQLNALLMRRDLS; encoded by the coding sequence ATGATGAGATGGCTGTCGGAATGGTGGCGCGGCGGCACCGCCGCCGTCGAGCCCGCATCCGTGCGTGACGCTGCGCAACTGGCGCAGCTTCACGGCGCCTCCTTCGCGCGCGGCTGGGGCGAGGGCGAATTCGAGAGCATGGTCAGCGAGCGCAACACGCTCGTGCATCGGCTGCGCCTCGGCCGCAGGACCGTCGGATTCGCGGTATCGCGGATCGGGGCGGATGAAGCGGAAATCCTCTCGATCGCGGTGGACGGGGCCTATCGCGGCCGCGGCCTCTCCCGCACGCTGCTGATGACCCATCTCGGCCATCTCGCGGGGCGCGGCGTGCGCACAATATTTCTCGAAGTTGAGGAAAATAACCAGCCGGCGCGGCGGCTCTACGATGGTGCCGGATTCATGGTGGTCGGGCGCCGCGAACGCTACTATAAGCAGCCGAACGGGGAACAATTGAACGCCCTTCTGATGCGACGTGACTTGTCGTAA
- a CDS encoding universal stress protein, with amino-acid sequence MTSKRLCFEPGHKPKCLVVVDDTAEWDRAVYYASRWAIRAGGGVVMLRIIEPEQQSQEWLGVADIMRAEAQEAAEAALDRAAGRANGIAAITPERVIREGVPMEQLLAVIDEDPDIGMLVLAANPGAEGPGPLVALLAHAVGTFPIPVTIISGALSDQSVDSLS; translated from the coding sequence ATGACCAGCAAGCGACTTTGCTTCGAGCCGGGTCACAAGCCCAAATGCCTCGTCGTCGTCGACGACACCGCCGAATGGGATCGCGCGGTCTACTATGCCAGCCGCTGGGCGATCCGCGCCGGCGGCGGCGTGGTGATGCTGCGCATTATCGAGCCCGAGCAGCAGAGCCAGGAATGGCTGGGGGTCGCCGACATCATGCGCGCGGAGGCGCAGGAAGCGGCGGAGGCCGCGCTCGACCGTGCCGCCGGCCGCGCCAACGGCATCGCCGCGATCACCCCGGAGCGGGTGATCCGCGAGGGTGTGCCGATGGAGCAGCTGCTCGCCGTGATCGACGAAGACCCCGACATCGGCATGCTGGTGCTCGCCGCCAATCCCGGTGCGGAGGGGCCGGGTCCCCTGGTTGCGCTGCTGGCCCACGCGGTCGGAACCTTCCCGATTCCGGTGACCATCATTTCCGGCGCGCTGAGCGACCAAAGCGTGGATTCACTGTCGTAG
- a CDS encoding Fur family transcriptional regulator, whose product MTALKPSSASKASGIEARCAATGMRMTEQRRVIARVLAEAIDHPDVEELYRRCVAVDDKISISTVYRTVKLFEDAGIIERHDFREGRARYEQMRDSHHDHLINLRDGKVIEFTSEEIEKLQAEIARKLGYRLVDHRLELYCVPLDDDKPTS is encoded by the coding sequence ATGACCGCACTGAAACCTTCTTCCGCATCCAAGGCGTCCGGCATCGAAGCGCGCTGTGCCGCCACCGGCATGCGCATGACCGAGCAGCGCCGTGTCATCGCCCGCGTGCTCGCGGAGGCGATCGATCATCCCGATGTCGAGGAACTGTACCGGCGCTGCGTTGCCGTCGACGACAAGATCTCGATCTCGACCGTGTATCGCACCGTCAAGCTGTTCGAGGATGCCGGCATCATCGAGCGCCATGATTTCCGCGAGGGCCGCGCGCGCTACGAGCAGATGCGTGACAGCCATCACGATCACCTCATCAATCTGCGCGACGGCAAGGTGATCGAGTTCACCTCCGAGGAGATCGAGAAGCTGCAGGCGGAGATCGCCCGCAAGCTCGGTTATCGGCTGGTCGACCACCGGCTCGAGCTCTATTGCGTCCCGCTCGACGACGACAAGCCGACGTCTTGA
- the trpS gene encoding tryptophan--tRNA ligase yields the protein MPFVERVFSGVQPTGNLHLGNYLGAIVNFVKMQETHNCIYCVVDMHAITQGVDVWGGPAELARNTREVTAAFIASGIDPKKHIVFNQSQVSGHAELAWIFNCVARMGWLGRMTQFKEKAGKDRENASVGLFDYPVLMAADILLYRATHVPVGEDQKQHLELSRDIAQKFNNDFGDSIRNLGANDGLFFPLPEPLITGPATRVMSLRDGTKKMSKSDASDNSRINLTDDADTIAQKIRKAKTDPEPLPSEEKGLEARPEADNLVGIFAALAGRPKADVLREFGGGQFSSFKNALAELCVTKLAPIAGEMKRLVADPGHIDSILNEGSDRARAIADETMKLSKDIVGFIRRR from the coding sequence ATGCCATTCGTTGAACGGGTCTTTTCGGGCGTCCAGCCGACGGGCAATCTGCATCTCGGCAATTACCTCGGCGCCATCGTCAACTTCGTGAAGATGCAGGAAACCCACAACTGCATCTATTGCGTCGTCGACATGCACGCGATCACGCAAGGCGTGGACGTCTGGGGCGGACCGGCCGAGCTCGCGCGCAACACCCGCGAGGTGACTGCCGCGTTCATCGCGAGCGGCATCGATCCCAAGAAGCACATCGTGTTCAACCAGAGCCAGGTCTCCGGCCATGCCGAGCTCGCCTGGATCTTCAACTGCGTCGCGCGCATGGGCTGGCTCGGCCGCATGACCCAGTTCAAGGAGAAGGCCGGCAAGGACCGCGAGAATGCCTCCGTCGGCCTGTTCGACTATCCCGTGCTGATGGCCGCCGACATCCTGCTTTACCGCGCCACCCACGTGCCGGTCGGCGAGGACCAGAAGCAGCATCTCGAGCTCTCGCGTGACATCGCGCAGAAGTTCAACAACGACTTTGGTGACTCGATCCGCAACCTCGGCGCCAATGACGGCCTGTTCTTCCCGCTGCCGGAACCCCTGATCACGGGCCCCGCGACGCGGGTGATGAGCCTGCGCGACGGCACCAAGAAGATGTCGAAATCCGATGCGTCGGACAATTCGCGCATCAATTTGACTGACGATGCCGACACCATCGCGCAGAAGATCCGCAAGGCGAAGACCGATCCGGAGCCGCTGCCGTCAGAGGAGAAGGGCCTGGAAGCCCGTCCCGAGGCCGATAACCTCGTCGGCATCTTCGCCGCGCTGGCCGGCCGCCCCAAGGCGGATGTGCTGCGCGAGTTCGGCGGGGGCCAGTTCTCCAGCTTCAAGAACGCGCTGGCGGAGCTGTGCGTCACCAAGCTGGCGCCGATCGCCGGCGAGATGAAGCGCCTCGTCGCCGACCCCGGCCATATCGATTCGATCCTGAACGAAGGTTCCGACCGGGCCCGGGCGATCGCCGACGAGACGATGAAGCTCTCCAAGGACATCGTCGGCTTCATCCGCCGGCGATAG
- a CDS encoding HAD family hydrolase, with product MPIDLIIFDCDGVLVDSEVISCRAHADVLTRHGYPITSEQVLVRFLGVSEKDARRMVEQEIGRSLPGDLEQQISAATLQFYASDLQPITHVAAAIGAIDLPKCVASSGTPEKITHGLTCAGLYDLLAPHIFSASQVARGKPAPDLFLFAAKQMKVPPERCLVIEDSVPGVTGASAAGMTVLGFHGGSHCPPGHAERLRAAGAGSTFDDMRQLPELVRRIEPARPVR from the coding sequence GTGCCGATAGACCTCATCATCTTCGACTGCGACGGTGTGCTCGTGGACAGCGAGGTGATCTCCTGTCGCGCGCATGCGGATGTGCTGACGAGGCACGGCTATCCGATCACCTCGGAGCAGGTGCTGGTCCGCTTCCTCGGCGTGTCCGAGAAAGACGCGCGGCGGATGGTCGAACAGGAAATCGGCCGCAGCCTCCCGGGTGATCTGGAGCAGCAGATCAGTGCGGCCACGCTGCAATTCTACGCCAGCGATCTGCAGCCGATCACCCATGTGGCTGCGGCGATCGGCGCAATCGATCTGCCCAAATGCGTCGCATCGAGCGGCACGCCGGAGAAGATCACTCACGGCCTGACCTGTGCCGGCCTCTACGACCTGCTCGCTCCGCACATCTTCTCAGCGAGCCAGGTCGCACGCGGCAAGCCCGCGCCCGATCTGTTTCTGTTCGCGGCCAAGCAGATGAAAGTCCCGCCGGAACGCTGCCTCGTGATCGAGGACAGCGTCCCCGGGGTAACAGGCGCGTCCGCAGCCGGGATGACCGTGCTGGGCTTTCACGGCGGCAGCCACTGCCCGCCGGGTCACGCCGAAAGGCTGCGCGCCGCCGGCGCCGGATCG
- the tsaB gene encoding tRNA (adenosine(37)-N6)-threonylcarbamoyltransferase complex dimerization subunit type 1 TsaB — protein sequence MLILAIDTALDACSVAVLDTETAELVAQEQLLMKRGHAEALMPMIARVMQSANLAFTSLDRIAVTVGPGSFTGLRVGISAARGLALAAERPAIGLTTLSAYAAAIVGQSKSAPVISAIDARHDHVYFQIVAGDGSQLVRPSVAPVDEAIAASQFGAPHLVGNAANILAERWPKDVPQPVAVDAQPAPDIGWVAWLGAAADPATNPARPFYLKAPDAKPAAQPPFAAQVPTP from the coding sequence ATGCTGATCCTCGCCATCGATACCGCGCTCGACGCCTGCTCCGTCGCCGTACTCGACACCGAAACGGCCGAGCTCGTTGCGCAGGAGCAGCTTCTCATGAAGCGCGGCCACGCCGAGGCCCTGATGCCGATGATCGCGCGCGTCATGCAATCGGCCAATCTCGCCTTCACCTCGCTCGACCGCATCGCGGTCACCGTCGGCCCCGGAAGCTTCACCGGCCTGCGCGTCGGCATTTCGGCGGCGCGCGGCCTTGCGCTTGCGGCTGAGCGGCCGGCGATCGGCCTGACCACCTTGTCGGCCTATGCCGCCGCCATCGTCGGCCAGAGCAAATCGGCACCCGTGATCTCCGCAATCGACGCGCGGCACGACCATGTCTATTTCCAGATCGTCGCCGGCGACGGCAGCCAGCTGGTGCGGCCGAGCGTCGCTCCCGTCGACGAGGCGATCGCAGCCTCGCAATTCGGCGCGCCGCATCTGGTCGGCAATGCCGCCAATATCCTCGCCGAGCGCTGGCCGAAGGATGTCCCGCAGCCGGTTGCGGTCGATGCGCAGCCCGCGCCCGATATCGGCTGGGTCGCATGGCTAGGCGCCGCCGCCGATCCGGCGACGAATCCGGCGCGGCCGTTCTATCTGAAGGCGCCCGACGCCAAGCCGGCGGCACAGCCGCCATTTGCAGCACAAGTCCCGACCCCATGA
- a CDS encoding adenosine kinase, translating into MADVKYDVLGIGNALFDVLVRTDEAFLAKHGMTKGSMSLIDEARAAAIYKDMGPATEVSGGSAANTIVGIGSLGARAAYVGKVKDDQIGKLYVHDIRSAGVAFNTPAAQDGPATGCSYILVTDDGERTMNTYLGAAQDLSPADIDPAEIAAAGIVYLEGYLWDPKNAKDAFVKAAKIAHDAKRKVALTLSDSFCVDRYRDEFLSLMRNGTVDIVFANESELHSLYMTSDFDTALKQLRNDVNLGVVTRSEKGCVVVTPTDAVAAPASPVTKLVDTTGAGDLFAAGFLYGLSRNLAHKQCGELGALAAAEVIQHIGARPLVSLKELAQQRGLTV; encoded by the coding sequence ATGGCTGACGTGAAATATGACGTTCTCGGCATCGGCAACGCGTTGTTCGACGTGCTGGTCAGGACTGACGAGGCCTTTTTGGCCAAGCACGGCATGACCAAGGGCAGCATGTCCCTGATCGACGAGGCACGGGCGGCCGCCATCTACAAGGACATGGGGCCGGCCACGGAAGTCTCGGGCGGCTCGGCCGCCAACACCATTGTCGGCATCGGCAGCTTAGGGGCACGTGCGGCCTATGTCGGCAAGGTCAAGGACGACCAGATCGGCAAGCTCTACGTCCACGATATCCGCTCAGCCGGCGTCGCCTTCAACACGCCGGCCGCGCAGGACGGCCCCGCCACCGGCTGCTCCTACATCCTGGTCACGGATGATGGCGAGCGCACCATGAACACCTATCTCGGTGCCGCGCAGGATCTTTCGCCCGCCGACATCGACCCGGCCGAGATCGCCGCCGCCGGCATCGTCTATCTCGAAGGCTATCTCTGGGATCCCAAGAATGCCAAGGACGCCTTCGTCAAGGCGGCCAAGATCGCCCATGATGCCAAGCGCAAGGTGGCGCTGACGCTGTCGGATTCCTTCTGCGTCGACCGCTATCGCGACGAGTTTCTCTCGCTCATGCGCAACGGCACGGTCGACATCGTCTTCGCCAACGAGTCCGAGCTGCATTCGCTCTACATGACCTCGGATTTCGACACAGCGCTGAAGCAGCTGCGCAACGACGTCAATCTCGGCGTGGTCACCCGCAGCGAGAAGGGCTGCGTGGTGGTGACACCGACCGACGCTGTCGCAGCTCCGGCCTCACCGGTCACGAAACTGGTGGACACCACCGGCGCCGGCGATCTCTTTGCGGCGGGCTTCCTCTACGGCCTTTCGCGTAACCTCGCGCACAAGCAGTGCGGCGAGCTCGGTGCGCTCGCGGCCGCCGAAGTGATCCAGCACATCGGCGCGCGTCCGCTTGTGTCGCTAAAGGAGCTGGCCCAGCAGCGCGGGCTGACGGTTTAG